The sequence GCTCGTAGCCCAGGCCGTGGCCCGGCGGCCACCAGGCGTCCAGGTAGGGGTGTTCCGGCTCGGTGACGAGGATGCGGCGGAAGCCGCTCGTCGCGGCGGGCTCGGTGTGGTCGTGGAAGGACAGCTCGTTGAGCCGCTCCAGGTCGAAGGAGAGCGAGCCCTTGGAGCCGTTGAGTTCGAGCGTCAGCGCGTTCTTGCGCCCCGCGGCCACGCGCGTCGCCTCGAAAGAGGCGAGGGCGCCCGAGGCGGTGCGGCCGATGAAGAGGGCCGCGTCGTCCACCGTGACCGGGCCGAGCCGCCCGCCCGCGCCCGTGCTGCCGAGCCAGGCTCCGCTCCCCTCCGGTACGGGACGCTCGGTCGTGAAGGTCTCGGTGAGCGCGGAGACGCCGACGATCGGTTCGCCCGTGAGGTACTGCGCGAGGTCCACCACGTGCGCGCCGAGGTCGCCGAGCGCGCCCGAACCGGCCTTGCTCTTGTCCAGGCGCCAGGTGAGCGGGGAGGCGGGGTCGGTCAGCCAGTCCTGGAGGTAGGTGACGCGGACGTGCCGCAGCGTGCCGAGGCGACCCTCGGCGACGAGCTGCCGGGCGAAGGCCGCGGCGGGTACCCGGCGGTAGTTGAAGCCGACCATGGCGAGCTGTCCGCGCTCCCTGGCGGCGCGGGCCGCCTCGACCATCGCCTCGGCCTCGGCGACCGTGTTGGCGAGCGGCTTCTCGCACAGCACGTGCTTGCCGGCCTCCAGGGCCGCGACGGCGATCTCGGCGTGGCTGTCGCCGGGGGTGCAGATGTCGACGAGGTCGACGTCCTCGCGGGCGATCAGCGCCCGCCAGTCCGTCTCGGCCGCCGCCCAGCCGAGCTGCCGGGCCGCTCGGCCCACGGCCGCCCGGTCACGTCCGCACAGCGCGGCCAGCTCGGGCCGGAGCGGGAGCGCGAAGACCCGCCCCGCGGTGCGCCAGCCCTGGGAGTGGGCGGCGCCCATGAAGGCGTAGCCGACCATTCCCACGCCGAGGCGCGGCGGGCTCGTGGCCGACTCGTCCTCGTGCTCCGTAGTGCTCATGCGGTCTTTCCTCCTTGGCGAGATACGGGTGGGGGGTCGGCCCCCGCCGGGGTCGGCCCCCCTGCTGCCGCGCGGGCCTACTTGAAGCCGCTCGACAGGTACTGGTCGATGTTGTCCTTGTCGACCACGGCCGAGTACAGGCTCAGCTGGGTCGGGATCTCGGTCTCGGAGAGGCCGGAGATCCCCTTGCCCTGGCCGAGGGCGCGGGCGAGGTCGATCGCGGACGCCGCCATCGTCGGCGGGTAGAGGACGGTGGCCTTGAGCACGCCGTCGTCCGCCTTGATGTGGTCCATCGCGGAACGGGCACCGGCGCCGCCGACCATGATGAAGCCGTCGCGCCCCGCCTGCTCGATGGCCTGGAGGGCACCGACGCCCTGGTCGTCGTCGTGGTTCCAGCAGGCGTCGAAGGACTTCTGCGCCTGGAGGAGCTGGGCCATCTTGGCCTGGCCCGACTCGACGGTGAACTCGGCGGCCTGGCGGGCGACCTTCCGGATGTTCGGGTAGTTCTTCAGGGCGTCGTCGAAGCCCTTGGTGCGCTGCCGGGTCAGCTCCAGGCTGTCGGTGCCCGCGAGTTCGATGACCTTCGCGTTCTTCTTGTCCTTGAGCTGCTCGCCGATCCAGTGCCCGGCGTTGAGCCCCATCCCGTAGTTGTCGCCGCCGACCCAGCAGCGGTACGCCTGCGGGGTGTCGAAGATGCGGTCGAGGTTGACGACGGGGATTCCGGCGCGCATCGCCTTGAGCCCGGCCTGCGTGAGGGCCTTGCCGTCGGCGGGGAGGATGACGAGGACGTCGACCTTCTTGTTGATGAGGGTGTCGATCTGGCCGATCTGGGTGGCCGTGTCGTTGGAGCCCTCGGTCTTCTCGAAGGTGATGTCGGAGTACTTCTTCGCCCGCTGGTCGGCCTGGACGTTGATGGCGTTGAGCCAGCCGTGGTCGGCCTGGGGCCCCGCGAAGCCGATCGTGACGTGCTTGCCCGACTCCTCGGCCGCCGGGGCCGCGTCGGTCTTCTCCTCCTTGGCCTCGGCCGGCTCGTTGCTGGTGCAGGCGGCGAGCAGCGCGGTCGCGCCGACCGCGGCACCGCCGAAGAGGAGTCCTCTGCGGCTCGTGGCGTGTGACATGGCGGTGACCCTTCCCGTAGGGCGTGTACTGCGCGGGTGGTGGGGTGGTGCGGGACGGTGCGGGGAGTACGCGGTGGGGGGTGGGGGTGGGGCGGCCCGGTTCCTCGGGGTCAGGTGTCGCGTGCGTCGCGGCGCTGGACGAGGACGGCGATGACGATGATGGCGCCCTTGGCGATCTGCTGGACGTCCGTCTGGAGGTTGTTGAGCGCGAAGATGTTGTTGATCGTGGTGAAGATCAGCACGCCGAGCACGGAGCCGACGATCGTGCCGCGCCCGCCGCTGAGCAGGGTGCCGCCGATGATCGCGGCGGCGATCGCGTCGAGTTCGTACAGGTTGCCGTTGGTGCTCTGGCCCGAGCCCACCAGGACGACGAGCAGGAAGGCCGCGATGCCGCAGCACAGTCCGGAGAGCAGGTACAGGTAGAGGCGCTGGCGGCGGACGTCGATCCCGGCGAGGCGGGCCGCCTCGGGGTTGGAGCCGACCGCGACGCTGCGCCGCCCGAAGGTGGTGCGGTTCAGCAGGAGCCAGCCGACGATCACGACGGCGAGGAAGACGATGACGAGCGGCGGGATGCCGAGCACGTAGTTCTCGCGGCGCCCGAGGTCGAGCACGGACTTCACGGAGACGATCTGCGTCTGGCCGTCGGTGATCTGGAGCGCGAGCCCGCGTGCCGAGGCGAGCATCGCGAGCGTCGCGATGAACGGGACGAGCCGCCCGTACGCGACGAGGACCCCGTTGATGAGCCCGCAGGCGAGCCCGACGAGGAGCGCGGTGAACAGGATGCCCCAGAATCCGTACTCCTGCGTCGCGACGGTCGTCGCCCACACCGAGGCGAGGGCGACGATCGCGCCGACCGAGAGGTCGATGCCGCCGGAGATGATGACGAAGGTGACACCGACCACGACGACCCCGATGACCGAGGACTGGGTCAGGATCAGCTGGAGGTTCGAGGTCGCGATGAACTGGTCCGGCTTGGTGATCGCGCCGACGAGGGCGAGCGCCGCGAGGACACCGACGAGGGTGAGCGTGCGCCCGTCCCAGCGGACCAGGCGCTTGGCGGGGACGGTCTTCGGGGACGCCTTCGGGGACGCCTCGGGCGGTGCGGCGGTGGTTCCCGCTCCGTCTTCGCGCGCGGGTGAGGCGGGCTGCGTCATGACGTCGGGCTCCCTTCCATGACGAGGTCGAGTACGCGGGATTCGTCGAGCTCCTGGGCGGGCGCCGTGTGCACCACGGTGCCTTCGCGCAGGACGAGGACACGGTCGGCGAGCCCCAGGACCTCGGGGACCTCGCTGGAGACGAGCAGGACGGCGAGACCGTCGTCGGCGAGCCTGCGGATGACGGCGTACAGCTCGGCGCGCGCGCCGACGTCGACGCCGCGCGTCGGCTCGTCGAGCAGCAGCACCTTGCAGCCGCGCAGCAACCACCGTGCCAGGACGGCCTTTTGCTGGTTGCCGCCGGAGAGTGTGCGCACCTGCGCGTCGGGGTTGTCGGGGCGCAGCGACAGTTCGCGGGTGGCCGCGCGGGCCGCCGCGCGTTCCTTGCCGCGCTCGACCCAGCCGGCCTTCGAGAAGCGCGAGAGCGTCGAGATCGAGACGTTGCGCGTGACGGATTCGAGGCCGAGGAGGGCCTGCGCCTTGCGTTCCTCGGGCGCGAGCCCGATCCCGGCGCGGACGGCGGAGCGCACGCTGCCGGGGCGCAGGGCCTGGCCGTCGACGGTGACGGTCCCGCTGGTGGGCTTGCGCGCCCCGTACACCGTCTCCAGGATCTCCGAGCGTCCCGAGCCGACGAGGCCCGCGAGGCCGACGATCTCACCGGCCCGCACCTCGAAGTCGACGGGCGCGAACTCCCCTTCCCTGCCGAGGTTTTCCACCTTGAGCACGGTGGCGCCGGGCTGCTCGGTGGGGCGTGCGGGGAAGACGTACTCGACCTTGCGGCCCGTCATGAGCGAGACGACCTCGCTCGTGGGCGTGGACTCGGCGGGCAGTCCGCCCGCGACCGCGCGGCCGTCCTTGAGGACGGTGACCCGGTCGCCGATGCGGCGGATCTCCTCCAGGCGGTGCGAGATGTAGACGACGGCGACGCCGTCGGAGGTGAGGTCCGCGACGATGCGGAAGAGGTTCTCGACCTCGTCCGGGTCGAGGGCCGCGGAGGGCTCGTCCATGACGATGAGCCGTACGTCGTGCGAGAGCGCGCGGGCCATCGAGACGATCTGCTGGTGCGCGGCGGAGAGCTTGCCGACGAGGACGCCGGGGTCGATCTCGGGGTGGCCGAGGCGGGCGAGGAGTGCGCTCGCCTCGGCGCGGGCGGACCCGGGGCGCACCACGAAACCGGCGCTGGTGCGCTCGTGGCCGAGGAAGACGTTCTCGGCGACCGAGAGGTGCTCGACGAGGTCGAGTTCCTGGTAGATCGTCGCGATTCCCAGTGCCATGGCGGCACTTGGCGACCTGAGGGTCACTTCCTCGCCGCGCCAGACGATGGTGCCCTCGTCGGGCTGGTGGGCGCCCGCGAGCACCTTGATGAGGGTGGACTTCCCGGCGCCGTTCTGGCCGAGCAGGCAGTGCACCTCCCCCGGGCGCACGTCGAGGTCGACGCCGTCGAGCGCGCGGACGCCGGGAAAGGCTTTGGTGATGCCGGTCATCGTGAGGAGGCTCGCCTGCGGCGGGCTCTCCCCGGACGGGTGGTGCGCTGGTGCCATAGCGAGGATCCCCTCGGGAATACGGGTGCGCTGTGGGCGTGGCGTGGTGCGGGGTGCCGCGTGCGGGGTGCCCCCGGCCCCATGGGGCCGGAGTGTCCCCCGCCCGTTGCGCGGGGTGTGGGGTGTCCCCCACCCGTTGCGCGGGGCTCCGCCCCACGACCCCGCTCGTCAAGCGCCGGAGGGGGCTGACTTGGCGGTGCGGGTGGCTTCGCGGGTGCGGCGGATTCCGGGTGCGGCTGTTTTCGGGCGTGACGGAGTGCGGCGCGGCTCGTGCGGTGGTGCGGCTCGTGCGGTGGTGCGGGGTGGCGCTGTACCTGAGAGGTGCCGGCCCTTTCGGGGTCAGGCCGGGGAGAAGAGGTGGTCGCTGATGAGGCGGGCGCCGCCGATGACTCCGGAGGCCGGGCCCAGCTCACCGAGGACGATGGGCAGGTTGCCCGTGGCGAGGGGCAGGGACTGGCGGTAGACCTGGGTCCTGATGGCGGCGAGCAGGGTGTGGCCGAGGCCCGTGACCCCGCCGCCGATCACCACGAGTCCCGGGTTGAAGAAGCTGACGAGCGAGGCGATCACCTGTCCGGTGCGGTTGCCCCCGGAGCGGATGAGGTCGAGGGCCGCGGGATCGCCCGCCGCCGCTGCCGCCGCCACGTCGGCCGCGTTGAGCGTGCCCTGCGCGCCGAGGCGTTCGGCGAGCACGGGCGAGCGGCCCTCGCGGGCCGCGTCCTGCGCGTCGCGGGCGAGCGCCGCACCGCTGAAGTGGGCTTCCAGGCAGCCCCTGTTGCCGCAGGCGCAGGACCTGCCCTCGGGCTCCACCTGGATGTGTCCTATGTCGCCCGCGCTGCCCGTGGTGCCCCGGTAGACCTCGCCGCCGACGACGATGCCGCAGCCGATGCCGGTGCCGATCTTGACGCACAGGAAGTCGCCTGCCGAGCGGGCGACTCCTGCGTGCTGCTCGCCGAGCGCCATGAGGTTCACGTCGTTGTCGACCATGACGGGGCAGCCGAGTTCCTGGCTCAGGACCTCGCGGACGGGGTAGCCGTCCCAGCCGGGCATGATCGGAGGCGCCACGGGAACGCCCTCGGGGAAGCGGACCGGTCCCGGGACGCCGATACCGGCGCCGTCGAAGCCGTCCGCGAAGCCCGATGCCCGCAACTTCGCCGCCATGGCGAGGACTTGCTCGAAGACCGCGACCGGTCCCTCGCGGACGTCCATGGGGTGCGTGATGTGCCCCAGGATCTCCAGCTCGGCGTTGGTCACGGCGACGTCGATCGAGGTGGCCCCGATGTCCACGCCGAGGAAACGGAGTCCGGGCGCGAGCCGGATGTTGTGCGAGCGACGGCCGCCGCGGGACGCGGCGAGCCCGTCGGCCACGACGAGCCCGGTCTCCAGGAGCCGGTCCACCTCGACGGCCAGCTTGGACCGCGAGAGGTCGACCTGGTCACCGAGCTGGGCGCGGGAGTTGGGGCCCCCGTCGCGCAGCAGTCGCAGCAACCGGGCCTGATGCGTGTTGGCGGGTCGTGCTGTCATGCGTCTCACGCGCCCCTCCCCGCCTCACCGGCTGTCCGATTCCCTCGCCGCCGCCCGCCGCCGCGGCCCGCTTGCGGCGGGTCGTGGCGTTCTCGCGCTCACGGGCGTTCGCGCTTTCGACGTGGAACGTAGCAGTGGGCTACCGGAAGGGGAAGGACTTGCGCGGGAATTGGCCCCTACTTTCTCCCGCCTCAGGACAAAGGAGCGGGCGGCGTGGGTCAATGAGCGCGCGGGGCGGGCGAATCACCCCGGTGGGAGGGGGTTTCAGGGGCAGCGGACGACCTGACCCCCGTACGAGAGGTTTCCGCCGAAGCCGAAGAGGAGGACGGGGTCGCCGCTGCTCAGCTCGCCGCGCTCGACGAGCTTGGAGAAGGCGAGCGGGATGCTCGCGGCCGAGGTGTTGCCGGAGTCCACGACGTCCTTGGCGATCACGGCGTTGACGGCGCCGAGGCGGCGCACGACGGGTTCCACGATGCGCAGGTTGGCCTGGTGGAGCACGACGCCCGCGAGGTCCTCGGGGGTGAGCCCGGCGCGCTCGCAGACCTGCCGGGCGATGGCGGGCAGCTGGGTGGTGGCCCAGCGGTAGACGGTCTGCCCCTCCTGCGCGAAGCGCGCCGGGGTGCCCTCGATACGTACCGCGTTGCCCATCGCCGGGTTCGAGCCCCACAGCACCGGGCCGATCCCCGGCTCCTCGCCCGGCGCGGTCGCCTCGACGACGGCGGCGCCCGCTCCGTCGCCGACGAGGACGCAGGAGCTGCGGTCGGTCCAGTCGGTGACGGCGGACATCTTGTCGGCGCCGATGACAAGGGCCTGCCGGGCGCTGCCCGCGCGGACGGTGGCGTCGGCGAGGGCGAGGGCGTGCGTGAAGCCCGCGCAGACGACGTTGACGTCGAGCACGGCGGGTGAGGGCATCCCGAGGCGCGCGGCGACGCGGGCGGCGGTGTTGGGCGAGCGGTCGACGGCCGTGGAGGTCGCGACGAGGACCATGTCGACGGCGCCGGGGGTGAGCCCGGCGGCGGCGAGCGCCTTCGCGCCCGCGTAGGCGGCCAGCTCGTCGACCGGTTCGTCGTCACCCGCGATGTGCCTGGTCCTGATGCCGACGCGGGACGTGATCCACGCGTCGTTGGTGTCGACCATGCCGGCAAGGTCCTCGTTGGTGAGCACCCGGCCGGGCTGGTAGTGACCGAGCGCGACGATCCGTGAACCGTTCATGGGGGTCTTGCCCTCCGTAGCCGTGTTCCGTAGCCGTGAGACGGATTGTTCCAGCGTGATCACTTACCGACGGGTACGGAGGTGGGTAAAGCGACAGGATTCGGGCGACGGGCTTGGAGAGTTCACCCAGAACCACGGGACACCAGGGGCGTGCGGGGTGAAAGAGGGGCGCGAAGGAGTGCGGAAACGCTCCCGCGCGGGACCGGCGGGGCCACTTTGGAAACGTTTGCGTTTTTCCCGGCGGGCGGGCTACCGTGACGTCCGTAAAAACGTGAGCGTTTCTTTTCCGGGGGTCGTGGTGAGCGAGGAGTCGGGGGACGGCGCGCGCCCGGCCGGGGCGCGTCCGCCCGTGCGGCGTCCCCGGCTCACCCCGGAGCGGGAGGACGAGTTCCTCTCGGCCGCCCTCGCCGTCGTACGGGAGACGGGGTACGAGGCGCTGACCATGGAAGGCGTCGCGGCCCGCGCCCAGTGCGGCAAGGCGACGCTCTACCGGCTCTACCGCACCAAGCAGCACCTCGTGGCCACGGCGCTCTCGCGCACCCGGCCCGCGCGCGGGCTGCCGCTCGACACGGGCTCGCTCCGGGGCGATCTGCTCGCCGCCGCCCGGCGGGCGTCCTCCGAGTTCGAGGACTCGACGACGCTCGTCTGGGCGGTCGCGCACGCCTCCATCGAGGACCGGGCCCTGCACGACGCGCTGCGGCTCGCCTTCATCGACCCGGAGACGGCCGAGCTGACCGCCGCCGTGGACCGCGCCGTCGCGCGCGGGGAGCTGTCGCACCGCCCGGCCGCCGCGCGGCAGCTCAGCGGGCTCCTCTTCGGTGCCGCGCTCGTGCACAGCCTCGACGGCCGGACCGGCCCCTCGGGACTCGAGGCCCTCGTGGAGGACGTCCTCCTCCCGGCGCTGCTGCACAGCTGACCGGTCCGGGCGGCCGGAGGAGTCCGCCCGTGCCCGGCCGCTCCCTCCTGTTCCCCTCCCACCCGCGAGAGCCCCGCTCCTCCCCTCTCCCACGCAAGGAAGTACCGCATGTCCTCGCCCGCAACCGGCGCTCCGGCACGTCCCGGAACCGCCGGAACCGCCTCCGGGCCCGTGCCGCACCGCTGGCTGATCATGGTCTTCATCGCCGTGGCCCAGCTGATGGTGGTCCTCGACGCGACGATCGTGAACATCGCGCTGCCCACCGCGCAGCGCGACCTCGGCTTCTCCGACGCCGACCGGCAGTGGGTCGTCACGGCCTACTCGCTCGCCTTCGGCTCGCTGCTGCTCCTCGGTGGCCGCGTCGCCGACCTCTTCGGCCGCAAGAACGCCTTCCTCATAGGTCTCGTCGGCTTCGCGCTCGCCTCCGCGCTCGGCGGTGCCGCCGGGAGCTTCGAGGTCCTGATCGTCGCGCGCGCCGTGCAGGGCCTCTTCGGCGCCCTGCTCGCGCCCGCCGCCCTCTCGCTGCTCACGACGACCTTCACCGACCCGGCCGAGCGCGGCCGGGCCTTCGGCATCTTCGGCGCGGTCGCCGGGTCCGGCGCGGCCCTCGGGCTGCTCCTCGGCGGCATCCTGACCGAGCACCTCAACTGGCGCTGGACCCTGTACGTCAACATCGCCTTCGCGGCGATCGCCTTCGTCGGCGGCCTGCTCCTGCTGCGCCGTACCGCCCGCGACCGCACGAAGAAGCTCGACGTGCCGGGGACGCTGCTCGCGAGCGCGGGGCTCTTCTGCCTCGTCTACGGCTTCGCGAACGCCGAGACGCACACGTGGTCGTCGGTCAGCACCTGGGGCTTCCTCGTCGCGAGCGCCCTCCTGCTCGCCGCCTTCTGCTTCTGGCAGACGCGCACCGCCCACCCGCTGCTGCCGCTGCGCATCCTGCTGCACCGCGACCGGGGCGCCGCCTACACCGCGATGCTCGTCGCGGGCGCGTCGATCTTCGGCATCAGCCTCTTCCTGACGTACTACCTCCAGCAGGTCCTGGGGCTGTCCCCGGTGCGGACCGGGCTCGCGTTCCTGCCGATGAGCGGCGCCATCATGGTCACGGCGACGACGGGCGCGAGCGTCCTGCTCCCCCGCTTCGGGCCGAAGCTCGTGGTGAGCGCCGGGATGCTGCTCGGCGGGATCGGCGCGCTGTGGCTCTCGCGGCTGGACGTGGACAGCTCGTACGCGGGCCACGTGCTGCCGCCGCTCGTCATCGCGGGGCTCGGCATGGGTGCCGTGATGGCGACCGCGATGAGCCAGGCCACGGCGGGAGTCGCGCACAGCGACGCGGGCGCGGCGGGCGCGCTCGTCAACACCATGCAGCAGGTCGGCGGTTCGCTCGGCACGGCGCTGCTCAACACGATCGTCGCGAGCGGCGCTGCCGACTACCTCGCCGCCCACGACGCGCGCGACCCGAAGGCGCGGCTCGCCGCCGGGGTGCACGGCTACTCCGACGCGTACGTGTGGACGGCGGTCTTCTTCGCCGTGGGCCTCGTCGCCGCCGGTCTCCTCTTCCGCCGCCGACGCGCGCACCGCGCCGAGCAGCACGCGGCGGCGGTGGTCCACATGTGAGGACACGGGGAGCGGGCCGCCGCCGAGCGGCCCCCTCCCCGTATCGTCCCCACGAGGGCCGTGGCACGCTCGTACCGACGTGCCACCGCACGCATGGGGCGGGCGGGGGCCGCGGCGCACGGGTACGGACGGAAAGGGCGGGCCGCTCATGGGACGCGTGACGGAACGGCGGCGGGTCACCCGCGTACGGGCGGGCGTCGTCTCGGCGCGCCCCGACACGCTCGTCGCCGAGGAACCCCTCGAAATCCGCCTCGCGGGCAAACCGCTCGCCATCACGATGCGCACCCCCGGCGACGACTTCGCGCTCGCCGCCGGTTTCCTCGTGAGCGAGGGCGTCCTCGCCTCCGCCGACGACGTGCGCTCGATCGTGTACTGCGCCGGGGCGACCGACGACGGCTCGAACACGTACAACGTCGTGGACGTGCGGCTCGCCGACGGAGTGGCCCTCCCCGACTTCACCCTGGAACGGAACGTCTACACGTCCTCGTCGTGCGGCCTGTGCGGAAAGGCGAGCCTGGACGCGGTCCGGACGACGACCCGCCACCCCCTCGCCGACACCCCGCCCCTGCGCCTCTCCCCCGCTCTCCTCTCCGCCCTCCCCGACCGCCTCCGCGCCGCGCAGCGCGTCTTCGACCGCACGGGCGGCCTCCACGCGGCGGCGCTCTTCTCCGAGACGGGTGAACTCCTCGACATCCGCGAGGACGTGGGCCGCCACAACGCGGTCGACAAACTCGTGGGCCGCGCCCTCACCGACGCCCGCCTCCCCCTGAGCCGCGCGATCCTCCTGGTCTCGGGCCGCGCCTCCTTCGAACTCGCCCAGAAGGCGGCCATGGCGGGCATCCCGGTCCTGGCCGCCGTCTCGGCCCCCTCCTCCCTGGCGGTGGACCTGGCGGCGGAGACGGGAATGACGCTGGTGGGGTTCCTGCGGGGGGAGTCGATGAACGTGTACGCGGGAGAGGAACGGCTGGTGCTGGAGGGGGCGGAGGTCAGCTGACGGGATCGGGCGGTCATTCTGCAGGCAAAGCGGCAATGTGACTCCATGGCATGACTCGACTACCCTGTGTGCGGCACTCATGACACGGGGGATAGCTTGCTGCACCGAGACAACCTGCAGTCCTTCAAGGCGGCCTTGTCCGCCGCGCTGAGGACGACCAACCAAGCCGACGACGCCTTGAGCGACCGTTTCGTGGAGCTCCGTCCGGGCACCGTGGCCACCCTCGAATCAGCGGTCAACCACCTCATCACCGGCCGGCGGGGAGTGGGCAAATCCACCACGCTCGCCGTCCTCCAGCGCCGCGCGGAGGAGCGTGGCGCCCGGGTCATCTTCGTCGACGTGGAGACCCACAAGGCCCGTTCCTATCCCGACGTACTCATCGAGATCATCATCGACATCCTCCAAGCGATCGAGCCCAAGGGGTGGAGGAAGCCACAGCGGGAGCTTCGCACGAGAGTGAAACAGCTCCTCACCATCCTTTACGCTCTCCGCGACACGGGGGCCGAGGTCACCCGGAGCATGGAGTGCGACGAGGCCCAATCGAACGACCTCGAAGTAAGCCTTCGGGGCAGCGTGGCCAGGCGGTACGCGCGCTTGAGCACATCGGCCGCGGCCTCGCGGTCCAGGCGGACGAAGACTTCGGAAAGCTCTACACAGACACGCCGCAAGGAGGATTTTCTCCGCGACCTCGCTCCCGCCATCGCGCAAGCCCTGGAAAAGGCGGCAAATCTTGACGGCCGGAAGTCACTCCTGGTGGTACTCGACGACTTCTACTTCATCGCGAAGAACAAACAGCCGCTCGTTCTGGATCACCTCCACGGCGTCACGAAGCGAAGCAATGTGTGGCTCAAAATTGGCAGCGTACATTCACGGACGCAGTCGTTCTCGGATGGTGACCCGCCACTCGGCATGCAGCCACCCCATGATCTTCAGCATCTCTCGCTGGACGTGGGCCTGACTGATTTCGCGACGGCGCAGACCTTCCTGGAGGAGGTGGCGAACGGCGTGCTCGCGCCTACCGAGTTCAAGATCCGTGACGTTCTCACGCCAACAGCTCGCGAGCGCGCGGTATTGATCGCGGGTGGCGCTGTGGCCCGCGATTACTTCGACCTGCTCATTGCGGCGGCTGACGCGGGGTGGGAATCCTCGCAGCGGGGCGAAGGGAGCGACCAGCCATTCGCCATCAGCGCGGAGAACGTCCAATCGGCAGCCGGTCTGCGCCTCCAGCGCAAGCAGACCGATCTGCGTAACGACGCCGGGCGGGATGCCCCCGCCCTCGAAGCCCGGTTCGACGACCTGGTGCGATTTGTTCGCGATCGCGACACCTTCTTTTTCCTCGTGCGCCGTGAATACATGGACACCGACTGGGGGCGGGAGATCGTAGAACTTGAGGATCTGCGTTTCGTTCATCGCATCATGACCACAAGGCCCAACACCTCGACATGGCGCGGAGTGGAGGCCGTGGTCTTCATGGTGGATTTCGCCGCTTTGGTCTCGAAGCGCATGCGAAAAGCACCCGTGGAGTTCTGGAAGGCGGGTAGGTCCGACGAGCTCAGACGCGCCGAGTGGGTTTATGATCCGAAATGGTCAGAAACCCCGAAGAAGAGCAAGAAGCGTCAGGTGAAGCCGACCGCCGAGGAGCTGCCCTTCGGCTGAATCCCCCGTAAGCGGGAGCCGAAAAGGGGCCCTCCATTCGGGCAGCCCAGAGTCCTCGAAAGCAGCGGCTCCAGCAGGGCCATCTCCTCTCTGTCAGCGCGTTCGCTCCCCCCGCTTCCCGAGCTTCACCGGCTCCGGGCCCGGGCCCGGAGCCGCCAGCTCCGCGCGCGGTGCCGTCGCCGGGGAGATCGCTGCCGCGAGGAGCATCAGGGCCAGGACCGGGAGCATTGCCGCGCGAAGGCCGTTGTGGTCGCCCAGGAAGCCGAGGCACGGGGGGCCCGCCAGGAGGGCCACGTAGCCGATGCGGGAGGTCAGGGCTACGCGGGCCGCCGTGTCCGGGCCCGATTCGCCCGCCGCTGAGAGGGCCAGCGGGAAGCCCAGGGAGGTGCCGAGGCCCCACAGGAGGACCGCGCAGCCCGCCGTCGCCGGGTTGTCGACGAAGGAGACCAGGGCGATGCCCAGCGCCGTGAGGAGTGCTCCGGCGCCCAGGACCGTCGCGCGGCCGAAGCGCGTGACCACCGGGCCCCCGGCGAAGCGGCCCGCCGCCATCGTCGCCGCGAAACCGGT comes from Streptomyces sp. Tu6071 and encodes:
- a CDS encoding Gfo/Idh/MocA family protein: MSTTEHEDESATSPPRLGVGMVGYAFMGAAHSQGWRTAGRVFALPLRPELAALCGRDRAAVGRAARQLGWAAAETDWRALIAREDVDLVDICTPGDSHAEIAVAALEAGKHVLCEKPLANTVAEAEAMVEAARAARERGQLAMVGFNYRRVPAAAFARQLVAEGRLGTLRHVRVTYLQDWLTDPASPLTWRLDKSKAGSGALGDLGAHVVDLAQYLTGEPIVGVSALTETFTTERPVPEGSGAWLGSTGAGGRLGPVTVDDAALFIGRTASGALASFEATRVAAGRKNALTLELNGSKGSLSFDLERLNELSFHDHTEPAATSGFRRILVTEPEHPYLDAWWPPGHGLGYEHTFVHQARDLVHALASGEQPVPTFEDGLQVQRVLAAVEESAAKNSVYTPVPQQTS
- a CDS encoding substrate-binding domain-containing protein; the protein is MSHATSRRGLLFGGAAVGATALLAACTSNEPAEAKEEKTDAAPAAEESGKHVTIGFAGPQADHGWLNAINVQADQRAKKYSDITFEKTEGSNDTATQIGQIDTLINKKVDVLVILPADGKALTQAGLKAMRAGIPVVNLDRIFDTPQAYRCWVGGDNYGMGLNAGHWIGEQLKDKKNAKVIELAGTDSLELTRQRTKGFDDALKNYPNIRKVARQAAEFTVESGQAKMAQLLQAQKSFDACWNHDDDQGVGALQAIEQAGRDGFIMVGGAGARSAMDHIKADDGVLKATVLYPPTMAASAIDLARALGQGKGISGLSETEIPTQLSLYSAVVDKDNIDQYLSSGFK
- a CDS encoding ABC transporter permease, producing MTQPASPAREDGAGTTAAPPEASPKASPKTVPAKRLVRWDGRTLTLVGVLAALALVGAITKPDQFIATSNLQLILTQSSVIGVVVVGVTFVIISGGIDLSVGAIVALASVWATTVATQEYGFWGILFTALLVGLACGLINGVLVAYGRLVPFIATLAMLASARGLALQITDGQTQIVSVKSVLDLGRRENYVLGIPPLVIVFLAVVIVGWLLLNRTTFGRRSVAVGSNPEAARLAGIDVRRQRLYLYLLSGLCCGIAAFLLVVLVGSGQSTNGNLYELDAIAAAIIGGTLLSGGRGTIVGSVLGVLIFTTINNIFALNNLQTDVQQIAKGAIIVIAVLVQRRDARDT
- a CDS encoding sugar ABC transporter ATP-binding protein, translating into MTGITKAFPGVRALDGVDLDVRPGEVHCLLGQNGAGKSTLIKVLAGAHQPDEGTIVWRGEEVTLRSPSAAMALGIATIYQELDLVEHLSVAENVFLGHERTSAGFVVRPGSARAEASALLARLGHPEIDPGVLVGKLSAAHQQIVSMARALSHDVRLIVMDEPSAALDPDEVENLFRIVADLTSDGVAVVYISHRLEEIRRIGDRVTVLKDGRAVAGGLPAESTPTSEVVSLMTGRKVEYVFPARPTEQPGATVLKVENLGREGEFAPVDFEVRAGEIVGLAGLVGSGRSEILETVYGARKPTSGTVTVDGQALRPGSVRSAVRAGIGLAPEERKAQALLGLESVTRNVSISTLSRFSKAGWVERGKERAAARAATRELSLRPDNPDAQVRTLSGGNQQKAVLARWLLRGCKVLLLDEPTRGVDVGARAELYAVIRRLADDGLAVLLVSSEVPEVLGLADRVLVLREGTVVHTAPAQELDESRVLDLVMEGSPTS
- a CDS encoding ROK family transcriptional regulator, with the protein product MTARPANTHQARLLRLLRDGGPNSRAQLGDQVDLSRSKLAVEVDRLLETGLVVADGLAASRGGRRSHNIRLAPGLRFLGVDIGATSIDVAVTNAELEILGHITHPMDVREGPVAVFEQVLAMAAKLRASGFADGFDGAGIGVPGPVRFPEGVPVAPPIMPGWDGYPVREVLSQELGCPVMVDNDVNLMALGEQHAGVARSAGDFLCVKIGTGIGCGIVVGGEVYRGTTGSAGDIGHIQVEPEGRSCACGNRGCLEAHFSGAALARDAQDAAREGRSPVLAERLGAQGTLNAADVAAAAAAGDPAALDLIRSGGNRTGQVIASLVSFFNPGLVVIGGGVTGLGHTLLAAIRTQVYRQSLPLATGNLPIVLGELGPASGVIGGARLISDHLFSPA
- a CDS encoding beta-ketoacyl-ACP synthase III, translating into MNGSRIVALGHYQPGRVLTNEDLAGMVDTNDAWITSRVGIRTRHIAGDDEPVDELAAYAGAKALAAAGLTPGAVDMVLVATSTAVDRSPNTAARVAARLGMPSPAVLDVNVVCAGFTHALALADATVRAGSARQALVIGADKMSAVTDWTDRSSCVLVGDGAGAAVVEATAPGEEPGIGPVLWGSNPAMGNAVRIEGTPARFAQEGQTVYRWATTQLPAIARQVCERAGLTPEDLAGVVLHQANLRIVEPVVRRLGAVNAVIAKDVVDSGNTSAASIPLAFSKLVERGELSSGDPVLLFGFGGNLSYGGQVVRCP